One genomic segment of Hymenobacter psoromatis includes these proteins:
- a CDS encoding FG-GAP repeat domain-containing protein, with product MTLPPGAGLSALATNDFNHDGHRDIAVCERSLGQVALYMRSAAGTYPKAKFTYDVGQSPSGLVSFGRNRNVYSADLMALSGPSSQWTMLRDDQDTTGNLVRRVLTPGFGASVPSPRPVLTQADVDQDGTPDFVYIYPAYFGSYMAYDSYYNDTYIPIPHTYRQYSAAYFNRTANASMNLALADFDLNGFLDEVVADSTDNTVHIIANFQLELASIRSSARGPVHTSAQDIDNDMLADLAIAYAGSNEVVVLRTAPNFVFNRGYSYTLPASPRRVLLADLNRDSYPELLVVTADNKLRVYQHDGSGSALSYATIPPVVLATGVNPSVLQVADLNNDSYPDIIVGCAGDNTVHTYLNRSSTVTASRASQLLADVEVYPTLATDHVTIHAPTAQPLEAALLDEVGRPVWQQQLTGTTNLVPTGDLPRGLYLLRLVGAEGIRTTRLVLR from the coding sequence GTGACGCTACCACCCGGTGCTGGCCTGAGTGCCCTAGCCACTAACGACTTCAACCACGATGGCCACCGCGACATCGCCGTGTGCGAGCGCAGCCTGGGCCAGGTGGCCCTCTATATGCGCTCGGCCGCTGGCACCTACCCCAAAGCTAAATTCACCTACGACGTAGGTCAATCACCCAGCGGGTTGGTTTCCTTCGGTCGGAACCGCAACGTCTACAGCGCCGACCTGATGGCTCTGAGCGGCCCCAGCAGCCAGTGGACGATGCTGCGCGACGACCAGGATACCACGGGCAACCTCGTACGCCGGGTACTGACCCCTGGCTTTGGTGCGAGCGTTCCTAGCCCGCGCCCCGTGCTGACGCAGGCCGACGTGGACCAGGACGGTACCCCCGATTTCGTCTACATCTACCCGGCCTATTTCGGGAGCTACATGGCTTACGACAGTTATTACAACGATACCTACATCCCCATTCCCCATACTTACCGCCAGTACTCGGCTGCCTATTTTAATCGGACGGCCAACGCCTCCATGAACCTGGCGCTGGCTGACTTCGACCTGAATGGCTTCCTGGACGAAGTAGTGGCTGACTCGACCGATAATACGGTGCACATTATCGCCAATTTCCAGCTGGAACTGGCTTCCATCCGCTCCAGCGCCCGCGGGCCGGTGCACACCAGCGCTCAGGATATTGATAATGACATGCTGGCTGACCTGGCCATTGCTTACGCAGGCAGTAACGAGGTAGTCGTGCTGCGCACCGCGCCCAACTTCGTCTTCAATCGGGGCTACTCCTACACTCTACCCGCCTCGCCCCGGCGGGTACTGCTGGCCGACCTTAACCGCGACTCCTACCCCGAGTTACTGGTCGTAACAGCGGATAACAAGCTACGCGTTTACCAGCATGACGGCTCAGGTTCTGCTCTTAGCTACGCCACGATTCCCCCTGTGGTGCTGGCCACGGGAGTCAATCCATCGGTCTTGCAAGTGGCCGACCTCAACAACGACTCATACCCCGATATCATCGTGGGCTGTGCGGGTGACAACACGGTGCATACTTACCTGAACCGTTCCAGCACCGTTACGGCCAGCCGAGCCAGCCAGTTGCTGGCGGACGTTGAGGTGTACCCAACCCTGGCTACCGACCACGTAACTATTCACGCACCTACTGCCCAGCCCTTGGAGGCTGCCCTGCTGGATGAAGTGGGTCGCCCGGTGTGGCAGCAGCAGCTGACCGGTACGACCAACTTAGTACCCACGGGTGACTTACCTCGCGGCCTATAT
- a CDS encoding RHS repeat-associated core domain-containing protein: MQDELLGTEAGIYSTFYRSYDPATGRFTGVDPLADTTPDWTPYQFALGNPIAANDPTGALSEFSSWGELIDAFFNGSADEGSYSSGGGGGSDGGITKNSDVMQRNGIWGSFSQTNRYDNSSERIIGNNVNLGNFSVIATFNALPKAFQLGLNFNSGFREGDPAFGETSLSASGGVGLLSLEGTGVDLALKHSYGVESLRSFAERRTLGISSIIGKSLGLVGAAATLIESANDDNGLTYGDAAKVVLGLAFTFCPPLAVAGIVFAVADIGVQLASGKSISDRLGTGIDAAIEGQGFNSNIKESVVSAFPH; encoded by the coding sequence TTGCAGGATGAGCTGCTGGGCACGGAGGCCGGAATTTACAGCACGTTCTACCGCAGTTACGACCCAGCTACTGGACGCTTTACGGGGGTGGACCCACTGGCTGATACTACGCCTGATTGGACTCCCTATCAGTTTGCGCTCGGTAATCCAATCGCAGCTAATGACCCAACAGGGGCACTGTCGGAATTCAGTTCGTGGGGTGAATTAATTGATGCCTTTTTTAATGGTTCTGCGGACGAAGGGAGCTATAGCAGTGGGGGTGGAGGCGGAAGCGATGGGGGTATCACCAAAAATTCTGATGTAATGCAAAGAAATGGGATTTGGGGCTCTTTTTCTCAAACCAACAGATATGATAATTCATCGGAGCGAATTATTGGCAATAACGTAAACCTTGGTAATTTCTCGGTTATTGCTACATTTAATGCATTACCTAAAGCTTTTCAATTAGGACTAAATTTCAATAGTGGTTTTAGAGAAGGTGACCCTGCTTTTGGTGAAACGTCTCTTTCAGCATCTGGTGGCGTTGGCTTATTAAGTCTTGAAGGAACGGGAGTTGATTTAGCACTCAAACATAGTTATGGAGTTGAATCATTGCGCTCTTTCGCAGAGCGAAGAACATTAGGGATTTCTAGTATAATTGGTAAGTCTTTAGGACTTGTAGGAGCAGCAGCCACACTCATTGAGAGTGCAAATGATGATAATGGTCTTACTTATGGTGATGCAGCTAAAGTAGTTCTTGGCCTTGCCTTTACTTTTTGCCCACCATTGGCAGTAGCAGGAATAGTATTTGCAGTAGCTGATATTGGTGTGCAACTTGCATCTGGTAAATCTATCTCCGATAGGCTTGGCACTGGCATTGATGCCGCAATTGAAGGCCAAGGTTTTAACTCAAATATTAAAGAATCAGTAGTCAGTGCATTTCCTCATTAA
- a CDS encoding DUF4296 domain-containing protein: MRLSFIPRGLLLALLLAAPGCERPEQVPKPPHLLTKDQMESLLVQIHLLESRIEGSRLSPDSARALFLSEQRELFWRNNVPPADSTFERSYRYYAVHAKDLDEIYVVVVDSLAARAKKMGGTGVPRHY, encoded by the coding sequence GTGAGATTATCGTTCATCCCCCGCGGCCTGCTGCTGGCGCTGCTGCTGGCCGCCCCCGGCTGCGAGCGCCCCGAGCAGGTACCCAAGCCGCCCCACCTGCTCACCAAAGACCAGATGGAGAGCCTGCTCGTACAAATTCACCTGCTCGAAAGCCGCATCGAGGGGAGCCGCCTGTCGCCCGATTCGGCCCGTGCCTTGTTTTTGAGCGAGCAGCGCGAGCTTTTCTGGCGCAATAACGTGCCGCCGGCCGACTCGACTTTCGAGCGCAGCTACCGTTACTACGCCGTCCATGCCAAAGACCTGGATGAGATTTACGTGGTCGTGGTTGACTCGCTAGCCGCGCGCGCCAAGAAAATGGGTGGTACCGGCGTGCCCCGCCACTACTAG
- a CDS encoding DUF58 domain-containing protein — protein MPPPTPARLPARLTALVRRLRHLEIRMRQAVEAQLQGNFGSVFRGNGLEFDDVRLYQYGDEVRAIDWAVSSKGHGTFVKTYKEEREQQVLVALDVSASQRVGGGVGGAPSKLDLGRDLAGVLALSAARQDAALGLLAFSDQKELYLPPTKGLRAAYALLQRLYDLVPASPHTSVGAGIRQLLGLVRRRSLVVLISDFIDEGYERELTMLARRHELVVVQLLAPQEARFPALGIVPLRDAETGLLRWVDTSAPAFRAQHAGQLLVRQQALRTLCRRQRVSLLTLRTDEDFVPQLVGLFRRRNQ, from the coding sequence ATGCCGCCCCCTACCCCTGCCCGCCTGCCCGCCCGCCTCACGGCGCTGGTGCGCCGCCTGCGCCACCTCGAAATCAGGATGCGCCAGGCGGTGGAGGCGCAGCTGCAAGGCAATTTCGGGTCGGTTTTTCGGGGGAATGGGCTGGAGTTTGACGACGTGCGCCTCTACCAGTACGGCGATGAGGTGCGGGCCATCGACTGGGCGGTGAGCAGCAAAGGCCACGGCACGTTCGTAAAAACCTACAAGGAGGAGCGCGAGCAGCAGGTGCTGGTGGCCCTCGACGTGAGCGCCTCGCAGCGGGTGGGCGGCGGGGTAGGCGGCGCACCGAGCAAGCTCGACCTGGGCCGCGACCTGGCCGGGGTGCTGGCGCTAAGCGCCGCCCGCCAGGATGCCGCGCTGGGCCTGCTGGCTTTTTCGGACCAAAAAGAGCTGTACCTCCCCCCCACCAAAGGCCTGCGGGCGGCCTACGCCCTGCTCCAGCGCCTCTACGACCTGGTGCCGGCCTCGCCGCATACCAGCGTGGGGGCAGGCATTCGGCAGCTGCTGGGGCTGGTGCGGCGGCGCAGCCTGGTGGTGCTCATCTCAGATTTTATTGATGAAGGCTACGAGCGCGAGCTGACCATGCTGGCCCGGCGGCACGAGCTGGTGGTGGTGCAGCTGCTGGCCCCGCAGGAGGCCCGGTTTCCGGCGCTGGGCATCGTACCCCTGCGCGACGCCGAAACGGGCCTGTTGCGCTGGGTCGATACCTCGGCCCCGGCCTTCCGGGCGCAGCACGCGGGGCAGCTGCTAGTCCGGCAGCAGGCGTTGCGCACCCTCTGCCGCCGCCAGCGCGTGAGCCTGCTCACCCTGCGCACCGACGAAGACTTCGTGCCCCAGCTGGTTGGCCTGTTTCGCCGGCGCAACCAATGA
- a CDS encoding SIR2 family NAD-dependent protein deacylase has protein sequence MPHLVVLTGAGVSAESGIRTFRDTNGLWEEHRVEDVATPEAFARNPALVLDFYNQRRAQARQVQPNAAHQALAGFEAAPGWTVSLITQNVDDLHERAGSSHVLHLHGSLTQMRSVKNETAIFDCPGDIALGDLAADGGQLRPHIVWFGEMVPAIEEAAELVATADALLVVGTSLQVYPAAGLLHYAPAGCPVYVIDPHQPEVSGRRGVRYVAEPASTGVPRVLKELTMK, from the coding sequence ATGCCTCACCTTGTAGTACTTACCGGCGCGGGCGTGTCGGCGGAAAGCGGCATTCGGACCTTCCGCGACACCAATGGCTTGTGGGAGGAGCACCGGGTGGAAGACGTAGCCACGCCCGAGGCATTTGCCCGCAACCCGGCGCTGGTACTTGATTTTTATAACCAGCGCCGCGCCCAGGCCCGCCAGGTGCAGCCCAACGCCGCGCACCAGGCCCTGGCCGGCTTCGAGGCCGCCCCTGGCTGGACGGTCAGCCTCATTACTCAGAACGTGGACGACCTGCACGAGCGCGCCGGCTCCTCCCACGTATTGCACCTGCACGGCAGCCTCACCCAGATGCGCTCGGTGAAAAACGAAACCGCCATCTTCGACTGCCCCGGCGACATCGCGCTGGGCGACCTGGCCGCCGATGGCGGGCAACTGCGGCCGCACATCGTGTGGTTTGGTGAAATGGTGCCGGCCATTGAGGAAGCCGCTGAGCTAGTGGCGACCGCCGATGCGCTGCTGGTCGTCGGTACCTCGCTGCAAGTGTACCCGGCCGCCGGGCTGCTGCACTACGCGCCGGCCGGCTGCCCGGTCTACGTCATCGACCCGCACCAGCCCGAGGTGAGCGGCCGGCGCGGCGTGCGCTACGTGGCAGAGCCCGCCAGCACCGGCGTACCGCGGGTGCTGAAGGAGCTGACAATGAAGTAG
- a CDS encoding TIGR02117 family protein, whose protein sequence is MARLLRKSLKIVAYSVGGLVGAVAGYWSVAQVFSRIPVAKAPTDEAATIPFFIHSNGVHTDLVVPLQTSYIDWTRQLPPGNTQAHDTTYHYVGIGWGDKGFYLETPTWAELKPRTAVRAGFWLSTTLMHTTYYREADLRPGPLCVPLRLTPTQYRHLIAYIEKSFQRDATGQFNWVPGHSYGDHDAFYEANSRYSILNTCNTWANTGLKVCGQRACLWTPFDTGILYQYRDR, encoded by the coding sequence ATGGCACGCCTGCTGCGTAAAAGTCTGAAAATAGTTGCCTATTCCGTTGGGGGCCTGGTAGGAGCCGTGGCCGGGTACTGGAGCGTGGCCCAGGTATTCTCGCGCATTCCGGTGGCCAAAGCGCCGACCGATGAAGCTGCTACCATTCCCTTCTTCATCCATTCCAACGGCGTGCACACCGACCTGGTGGTGCCCCTGCAAACCAGCTACATCGACTGGACCCGGCAGCTACCCCCCGGCAATACCCAGGCCCACGATACCACTTACCACTACGTGGGCATTGGTTGGGGTGATAAGGGCTTCTACCTCGAAACCCCCACCTGGGCCGAGCTGAAGCCGCGCACCGCCGTGCGGGCCGGTTTCTGGCTGAGTACCACGCTGATGCACACCACCTACTACCGCGAGGCCGACCTGCGCCCTGGCCCGCTCTGCGTGCCGCTGCGCCTCACGCCTACCCAGTACCGGCACCTTATCGCCTACATCGAAAAGAGCTTCCAGCGCGACGCAACCGGCCAGTTTAACTGGGTGCCCGGCCACAGCTACGGCGACCATGATGCCTTTTACGAAGCCAACAGCCGCTACAGCATCCTCAATACCTGTAATACCTGGGCCAACACGGGCCTCAAAGTATGCGGCCAGCGCGCCTGCCTCTGGACGCCCTTCGACACGGGCATTCTCTACCAGTACCGCGACCGGTGA
- a CDS encoding class I SAM-dependent methyltransferase: MDLKELENGVNPDVHWYYQSKKLPLLRYTQRALAAGQPLTIVDIGSGSGFFALELEKKFGDKLRKIYLVDTGYSAEEMAATQGQKVEKVHAIPARIENGLVIMMDVLEHLESDLAMLQSVKAACVGDNNYFFITVPAFQSLWSGHDVFLGHYRRYRIPMLRGVLRQAGFRQISNYYLYGGLFPLVWSVRQFNNLRGQDAASNMRPFHPLVNRILLGLTSLEMKIAPANKLFGVTCVGQGKV; encoded by the coding sequence ATGGATTTAAAAGAGCTTGAAAACGGCGTCAACCCCGACGTGCACTGGTATTACCAAAGCAAGAAGCTGCCCCTGTTGCGCTATACCCAGCGAGCCCTGGCGGCGGGCCAGCCGCTAACCATCGTGGATATTGGCTCGGGCTCGGGCTTTTTTGCCTTGGAGCTGGAGAAAAAATTCGGCGACAAGCTGCGCAAAATTTACCTGGTCGATACCGGGTATTCGGCGGAGGAAATGGCCGCTACCCAGGGTCAGAAGGTGGAGAAGGTACACGCCATTCCGGCTCGAATTGAGAACGGCCTCGTTATTATGATGGACGTGCTGGAGCACTTGGAAAGCGACTTGGCCATGCTTCAAAGCGTAAAAGCGGCCTGCGTAGGCGATAATAACTACTTCTTCATCACGGTACCCGCGTTTCAGTCGCTGTGGAGCGGGCACGACGTGTTTCTGGGCCACTACCGGCGCTACCGCATCCCGATGCTGCGTGGCGTGCTGCGGCAGGCCGGCTTCCGCCAAATCAGTAATTATTACCTCTACGGCGGGCTGTTTCCGCTGGTGTGGTCGGTGCGCCAGTTCAACAACCTGCGCGGGCAGGATGCGGCTTCCAACATGCGGCCCTTCCACCCGCTGGTCAACCGCATTCTGCTGGGGCTGACTTCGCTCGAAATGAAAATAGCCCCCGCCAATAAGCTGTTTGGCGTGACCTGCGTGGGTCAGGGCAAGGTGTAG